In Thermosynechococcus sichuanensis E542, a single genomic region encodes these proteins:
- a CDS encoding DUF4129 domain-containing protein, with the protein MTFFDHLRWQGDRQWRQWSEALEYTFLQLFRQQTEPFGEEPPPSEAWLRWFFQGVLLVGLGFVLYFLGRSLWRWWQRRSRAFSPTAISTLEERPRPVREWLELAQNLQLAGDYRGACRALYMALLYRLQEAGWLRVQAHWTNGDYLRELERLFQLGERSPAVRRSIQHLFQVHSRSYYGAEAVDAQTLATCQAAYFEVEPFLRESQP; encoded by the coding sequence GTGACCTTTTTCGATCATTTGCGCTGGCAGGGCGATCGCCAGTGGCGGCAATGGAGCGAAGCTCTTGAGTACACTTTTCTTCAACTCTTTCGCCAGCAAACGGAGCCATTTGGGGAGGAACCTCCCCCCTCAGAGGCATGGCTACGCTGGTTCTTTCAGGGGGTCTTGCTCGTTGGCCTTGGATTCGTTCTGTATTTCCTAGGGCGGAGCCTGTGGCGATGGTGGCAACGGCGATCGCGCGCTTTCTCCCCCACAGCTATTTCTACCCTTGAGGAGCGCCCCAGACCCGTGCGGGAATGGTTGGAACTCGCCCAAAACTTACAATTGGCGGGGGATTACCGGGGAGCCTGCCGTGCTCTTTACATGGCCTTGCTCTATCGGTTGCAGGAGGCGGGCTGGCTGCGAGTGCAAGCCCACTGGACTAATGGTGACTATCTGCGGGAATTGGAGCGCCTGTTTCAACTGGGGGAGCGATCGCCAGCCGTGCGGCGGAGTATTCAGCATCTCTTTCAAGTTCACAGTCGCAGTTACTATGGTGCCGAGGCAGTAGATGCTCAAACTCTAGCCACTTGTCAAGCGGCCTATTTTGAGGTGGAACCCTTCCTGCGGGAGTCCCAGCC
- a CDS encoding universal stress protein, translating to MIENILLADSGTGQSEQMLKSLMELPAIQRAAVTVLHVIPPKITAEEMAEQRQAAAKLLAEAVARLHLDPVISVNTMLREGDPKDTVLHVADEINADLIIMGSRGLKRLQSILENSVSQYVFQLSSRPMLLVRDDLFVKKINRIMVALNHSAAAKASLDLAVRLIEGVKGGKLILAHVNPDLKGHADTPSAAAEKDPILAEAATVAKQRGVEYQCVLTTGKPGEEICRIATDTNADLLVLGSPDRRPSIARSLPDLDRLLGTSLSDYVRVYAECPVLFVRQSEA from the coding sequence ATGATTGAAAATATTCTATTGGCAGACTCTGGAACTGGACAATCCGAACAAATGCTCAAGTCGCTGATGGAGCTGCCAGCGATTCAACGGGCTGCCGTCACAGTGTTGCACGTGATTCCACCGAAAATTACTGCCGAGGAGATGGCCGAGCAACGTCAAGCGGCTGCCAAACTCCTAGCGGAAGCGGTTGCTCGATTGCACCTTGATCCTGTCATTAGCGTCAACACCATGCTGCGGGAGGGAGATCCCAAAGATACTGTGTTGCATGTGGCCGATGAAATCAATGCCGACTTGATCATTATGGGATCGCGGGGTCTGAAGCGCCTGCAATCCATTCTCGAAAACTCCGTCAGCCAATACGTGTTTCAACTGTCTTCCCGACCGATGTTGCTGGTGCGCGATGACCTCTTTGTCAAGAAAATTAATCGCATTATGGTGGCGCTCAATCATTCGGCGGCAGCCAAAGCCTCCTTGGATTTAGCGGTGCGCCTTATCGAGGGGGTCAAAGGCGGTAAACTCATTCTTGCCCACGTCAATCCAGACCTGAAGGGACATGCCGATACCCCCAGCGCCGCTGCCGAAAAGGATCCAATTCTTGCCGAAGCCGCAACGGTGGCCAAACAGCGGGGTGTGGAGTACCAGTGCGTGCTGACTACAGGTAAACCTGGTGAGGAAATCTGCCGCATTGCTACCGACACCAATGCCGATCTCCTTGTGCTGGGTTCCCCGGATCGGCGTCCCTCGATCGCCCGCAGTTTACCCGACTTGGATCGCCTTTTGGGTACTTCCCTTTCTGACTATGTGCGGGTTTATGCCGAGTGCCCTGTGCTCTTTGTGCGACAATCGGAGGCCTAG
- a CDS encoding photosystem I assembly protein Ycf3, with product MPRSQRNDNFIDKTFTVMADLILKVLPTSSQSKTAFAYYRDGMSAQADGEYAEALENYQAALELEEDPNDRSYILYNIGLIHASNGDHEKALEYYHQALELNPRMPQALNNIAVIYHYLGTQAEEQQRSEEAEQLFDRAADYWKRAIQLAPNNYIEAQNWLKTTGRSSMDVYF from the coding sequence ATGCCGCGATCGCAACGGAACGACAATTTTATTGACAAAACCTTTACGGTCATGGCTGACCTCATTCTCAAGGTCTTGCCCACCAGTTCCCAGTCAAAAACCGCCTTTGCCTATTATCGCGATGGCATGTCTGCCCAAGCAGACGGCGAATATGCTGAGGCGCTAGAGAACTACCAAGCAGCCCTAGAGCTAGAGGAAGACCCCAACGATCGCAGCTACATTCTTTACAACATTGGCCTGATCCACGCCAGCAATGGCGATCATGAGAAGGCGCTCGAGTATTATCACCAAGCCCTTGAACTCAACCCCCGCATGCCTCAAGCCCTTAACAATATCGCCGTGATCTACCACTACTTGGGGACACAGGCAGAGGAGCAACAACGGTCAGAGGAGGCTGAACAACTCTTTGATCGTGCCGCAGACTACTGGAAACGGGCGATTCAACTGGCGCCGAATAACTATATTGAGGCGCAAAACTGGCTGAAGACCACAGGTCGTTCCAGTATGGATGTGTACTTCTAA
- the gatC gene encoding Asp-tRNA(Asn)/Glu-tRNA(Gln) amidotransferase subunit GatC, with translation MATKVITAEDVRKVAHLARLAIDESEIEALTQQLDSILDYVNQLSELDVTDIPPTTRAIEVSNVTRPDVLEPWPNREDLLAIAPDREDDFFRVPKIM, from the coding sequence ATGGCAACAAAAGTGATTACGGCAGAGGATGTACGTAAAGTCGCCCATTTAGCGCGCTTGGCTATTGATGAAAGCGAGATTGAAGCCCTGACACAGCAACTAGATAGCATCCTTGATTATGTGAATCAACTGAGCGAACTGGATGTGACTGATATTCCGCCGACGACGCGCGCAATTGAAGTCAGTAATGTCACCCGTCCCGACGTGTTGGAACCTTGGCCAAATCGGGAGGATCTACTGGCGATCGCCCCGGATCGCGAGGATGACTTTTTCCGTGTACCCAAAATCATGTAA
- a CDS encoding ARPP-1 family domain-containing protein — protein sequence MNLLQELLQTVEIGTPQTFGGMTLFPLLRPISAEPDYWTLTEAMNQNLLKITEVSAGGHVPELLCRNLSDRSVLLLDGEELVGAKQNRILNLTILVPAHTDLKIPVSCVERGRWHYNSYEFAVADRAYHPTGRAKKTRHVTESLKRMGSRHANQGEVWADVDEHLMAFACESATAALADVYEKTSHSLNEYVGAFQAIAHQIGALFVVHGQIFGLELLDFPATFGKLLPKFSRSYGLEALKPSRSQRSGVTTADAKAFLTTVAAATMETFDALAEGTDVRLTHPEVIGSALVAKERVVHLSAFPTKIAQSKPRHHFWDDELGF from the coding sequence ATGAATCTTCTCCAAGAACTCCTACAAACCGTTGAAATTGGCACCCCCCAAACCTTTGGTGGCATGACGCTGTTTCCCCTGCTGCGCCCGATCTCAGCAGAACCCGACTATTGGACGCTGACAGAAGCAATGAACCAAAACCTGCTGAAGATTACTGAGGTATCCGCAGGCGGTCATGTGCCCGAACTCCTGTGCCGTAACTTGAGCGATCGCTCGGTGCTGCTCTTGGATGGCGAAGAATTGGTGGGGGCTAAGCAAAACCGTATCCTCAACCTGACGATCCTGGTACCTGCCCACACGGATCTCAAAATTCCTGTTTCCTGTGTTGAGCGGGGTCGCTGGCACTACAACTCCTATGAGTTTGCCGTTGCCGATCGCGCCTACCACCCCACAGGTCGTGCCAAAAAAACTCGCCATGTTACGGAATCTCTGAAGCGAATGGGCAGTCGCCATGCCAACCAAGGGGAAGTGTGGGCCGATGTGGACGAGCATCTCATGGCGTTTGCGTGTGAGTCAGCCACGGCTGCCCTTGCCGATGTCTATGAAAAAACTTCCCACTCCCTGAATGAATATGTGGGTGCCTTTCAGGCGATCGCCCACCAAATTGGCGCGCTGTTTGTCGTGCACGGTCAAATTTTCGGACTGGAACTCTTGGACTTCCCTGCTACCTTTGGCAAACTGCTCCCCAAATTCAGCCGCAGCTACGGCCTTGAAGCCCTCAAACCGTCCCGTTCTCAGCGGTCAGGGGTCACAACTGCTGATGCCAAGGCCTTTTTGACCACGGTGGCGGCGGCAACAATGGAAACCTTTGATGCCCTTGCCGAAGGTACAGATGTACGGCTCACCCATCCCGAAGTCATTGGTAGTGCCCTTGTGGCCAAGGAGCGGGTGGTGCACCTGAGCGCTTTTCCCACTAAAATTGCTCAATCTAAGCCCCGCCACCACTTTTGGGATGATGAGCTAGGGTTCTAG
- the folP gene encoding dihydropteroate synthase translates to MKGWHVGDRAFVWGERTYIMGILNITPDSFSDGGDFFNPASAVAHALEMVAAGVDVIDVGGESTRPGASEVPISAELARVLPVIEGIRQQSQIPISIDTTHAVVAQAAVAAGANIVNDVSGGQADPEMFATVAALGVPYILMHRRGTPATMQQLTDYEDLIEDLLCYFQEQTQRAIASGIPPEHLMIDPGIGFAKTTPQNLTLLRELQRFRDLGYPLLIGPSRKRFIGDVLNLPNPKDRVWGTAAVCCHAIAQGVEMVRVHDVAAMVQVCRMADVLWRSP, encoded by the coding sequence ATGAAGGGCTGGCATGTGGGCGATCGCGCCTTTGTTTGGGGAGAGCGCACCTACATCATGGGGATCTTGAATATCACCCCCGACAGTTTTAGCGATGGCGGTGACTTTTTTAATCCCGCTAGTGCTGTTGCCCATGCCCTTGAGATGGTGGCCGCTGGAGTTGATGTTATTGATGTTGGCGGTGAGTCCACCCGTCCGGGAGCCAGTGAAGTGCCCATTAGTGCTGAGTTAGCGCGGGTATTGCCTGTGATTGAGGGCATTCGCCAGCAGTCGCAGATTCCCATTTCCATTGATACGACCCATGCGGTGGTTGCTCAGGCAGCGGTGGCAGCAGGTGCGAATATTGTCAATGATGTCTCAGGCGGGCAAGCGGATCCCGAAATGTTTGCCACAGTCGCCGCACTGGGGGTGCCCTATATCCTGATGCATCGGCGGGGAACGCCAGCCACAATGCAGCAATTAACGGACTATGAAGATTTGATTGAGGATTTGCTTTGCTATTTTCAAGAACAAACGCAGCGGGCGATCGCCAGCGGCATTCCCCCCGAACACTTGATGATTGATCCCGGTATTGGCTTTGCCAAAACCACCCCCCAGAACCTCACACTGCTCAGAGAGCTACAGCGGTTTCGCGATCTTGGCTATCCCCTTTTAATCGGCCCGTCACGCAAACGCTTCATTGGTGATGTCCTGAACCTGCCCAATCCTAAAGACCGGGTTTGGGGTACCGCAGCGGTTTGCTGCCATGCCATTGCCCAAGGGGTCGAGATGGTGCGCGTCCATGATGTGGCCGCAATGGTGCAAGTGTGTCGGATGGCCGATGTGCTCTGGCGATCGCCCTAG
- a CDS encoding MFS transporter, with product MPLDPSSPNSAATSARPPLSLWTKVAFGAGDLGTAITANLQVFFLMVFLTNVAGLNAGLAGSVLMIGKIWDAINDPIIGYLSDRTPVGKWGRRHIWMISAAVPFGLSFFLNWWIPPIDQSLLFYYYVLIGLLFNTFYTAVNLPYSALTPELTEDYNERTSLNSFRFAFSIGGSIGSLLLAQILFQVIKEPKTQYIVLGGIAAVLSVLPIYGCVWGTRQRVREFEGHTPSSGQNPLPLKTQLRLVFSNRPFLFVMGIYLCSWLAVQITAALIPFFIGDWLQMSPAEYTQVALAVQSTAMIMLFVWSAVSRRIGKKAVYYMGMALWMIAQAGLFLLQPGQTTLVYVCAIVAGFGVSTAYLVPWSMIPDVIDLDELNSGQRREGVFYAFMVLLQKIGLALGLFLVGQALQWAGYLSSVAGEPQPVQPPSALLAIRIAIGPLPTLFLIIGIVLAYLYPITQAVHQEILLKLHAKRQGEAGA from the coding sequence ATGCCACTAGACCCATCCAGCCCAAATTCTGCTGCCACCAGTGCCCGTCCACCCCTTTCCCTATGGACAAAAGTGGCCTTTGGCGCCGGTGATCTCGGAACCGCCATCACTGCCAATTTACAGGTGTTTTTTCTGATGGTGTTCTTGACCAATGTGGCTGGACTGAATGCTGGCTTGGCGGGTAGTGTGCTGATGATTGGCAAAATCTGGGATGCCATCAATGATCCGATCATCGGCTACCTCAGCGATCGCACCCCCGTGGGCAAGTGGGGACGCCGCCACATTTGGATGATCTCAGCAGCGGTTCCCTTTGGGCTTAGCTTTTTCTTGAATTGGTGGATACCACCGATAGATCAATCGCTCCTGTTTTACTACTATGTCCTGATTGGTCTTTTGTTCAACACGTTTTACACCGCAGTCAACCTGCCCTACAGTGCCCTGACACCAGAGCTGACGGAGGACTACAACGAACGCACCAGTCTCAATAGTTTTCGCTTTGCCTTTTCCATTGGCGGCAGTATTGGCTCGCTGCTGTTGGCACAAATTCTCTTCCAAGTCATTAAGGAACCCAAAACTCAGTACATTGTTCTGGGGGGCATTGCTGCTGTATTATCTGTGCTGCCCATCTATGGGTGTGTCTGGGGCACACGGCAACGGGTACGGGAATTTGAAGGGCATACCCCCAGCAGTGGCCAAAACCCTTTACCTCTGAAAACACAACTGCGCTTGGTCTTTAGCAATCGTCCCTTCCTGTTTGTCATGGGGATTTACCTCTGCTCCTGGCTAGCAGTGCAAATTACGGCCGCGCTGATTCCCTTTTTTATTGGCGATTGGTTGCAAATGTCTCCGGCCGAATATACGCAAGTGGCGCTAGCAGTTCAATCAACCGCGATGATCATGCTCTTTGTCTGGAGTGCCGTGAGTCGGCGTATTGGTAAAAAAGCGGTGTATTACATGGGCATGGCCCTGTGGATGATTGCCCAAGCTGGCTTGTTTTTGTTGCAGCCGGGACAAACAACGCTGGTCTATGTCTGCGCAATTGTGGCGGGGTTTGGGGTTTCCACGGCCTATCTTGTCCCTTGGTCAATGATTCCCGATGTGATTGATCTTGACGAACTCAATAGTGGCCAGCGGCGGGAGGGGGTCTTTTATGCCTTTATGGTGCTACTGCAAAAAATTGGCCTTGCCTTGGGGCTTTTTCTAGTGGGTCAGGCCTTGCAGTGGGCAGGCTACCTCTCCAGCGTTGCCGGTGAACCACAGCCTGTTCAGCCCCCCTCAGCACTGTTGGCAATCCGCATTGCCATTGGACCGCTACCGACTTTGTTTCTCATCATTGGCATTGTTTTGGCCTATCTCTATCCGATTACGCAAGCGGTACACCAAGAGATTCTCTTAAAGCTGCACGCTAAACGGCAAGGAGAGGCGGGCGCATGA
- a CDS encoding phosphoglucomutase/phosphomannomutase family protein, producing MVGSILRLEQVSIPEDAPIRFGTDGWRGIIGAEFTFNRLLRAAKAAAAVLHRTYGKGITPRIIVGYDRRFLAEQFAAAVAQLLASQGYQVWLSNCAAPTPAFSWAVKAEAAIGGLVITASHNPGIYAGLKVKGAFGGSVPTTVTQAIEAQLAQGDPPPVGPAKTDYQAFDPWPSYCGALRTHVDPRPIREAIASGQLQVCADVMHGVAAGGLERLLEVPIREFRRDRDPLFGGGAPEPIGRYLTATQEQLRQQHSATPTVCLVFDGDADRLAVIDGKGVLYTAQEIIPILIDHLARHSPYRGAVIKSISSSDLVARVAAHHGLAVIETPIGFKYIGDRMLAGEAVLLGAEESGGIGYGHHLPERDALLSALYLLQALVTSGLSIGEYYQQLQKTMNFYSAYDRVDLTLASLAQRQKLEAILAEHPFTQILDSPVSHWESIDGYKFHLADGGWLLIRFSGTEPLLRLYCQGKTPEQVKDILEWASQWAVAVAG from the coding sequence ATGGTTGGTTCTATCCTGCGCCTAGAGCAGGTTTCTATTCCTGAGGATGCCCCCATTCGCTTTGGTACCGATGGCTGGCGCGGCATCATTGGCGCTGAGTTTACTTTTAATCGTCTGCTGCGGGCAGCCAAGGCAGCGGCGGCAGTGCTCCATCGGACCTATGGCAAGGGCATAACGCCTCGCATTATTGTCGGCTACGATCGCCGGTTTTTGGCGGAACAGTTTGCCGCCGCCGTTGCCCAATTGCTCGCCAGCCAAGGCTACCAAGTGTGGCTTTCAAATTGTGCGGCACCGACCCCCGCCTTTAGTTGGGCGGTTAAGGCAGAGGCAGCCATTGGTGGGTTGGTGATCACGGCAAGTCACAATCCCGGTATCTATGCCGGGCTGAAGGTGAAAGGCGCCTTTGGCGGCTCAGTACCAACGACGGTTACCCAAGCCATTGAAGCACAGCTCGCTCAGGGAGACCCGCCACCTGTGGGTCCAGCAAAAACAGACTATCAAGCCTTTGATCCCTGGCCTAGCTATTGTGGGGCCTTGCGCACTCATGTTGATCCAAGACCCATTCGGGAGGCGATCGCCAGCGGTCAGCTGCAAGTCTGTGCCGATGTTATGCATGGGGTGGCCGCCGGCGGATTAGAGCGGTTATTAGAAGTCCCGATACGAGAGTTTCGGCGCGATCGCGATCCCCTCTTTGGTGGGGGTGCCCCTGAACCCATTGGCCGTTATTTAACCGCAACTCAAGAGCAACTGCGGCAGCAACATAGTGCTACCCCGACAGTGTGTTTAGTCTTTGACGGTGATGCCGATCGCCTAGCGGTCATTGATGGCAAGGGGGTGCTGTACACCGCCCAAGAAATTATTCCCATCTTGATTGATCATCTGGCACGGCACAGTCCTTACCGCGGAGCTGTAATCAAGTCCATTAGCAGTTCAGATCTGGTGGCACGAGTGGCCGCTCACCATGGTTTAGCAGTGATTGAAACGCCCATTGGCTTTAAGTACATTGGCGATCGCATGCTGGCAGGGGAAGCTGTCCTGTTAGGCGCTGAAGAATCCGGAGGAATTGGCTATGGCCACCATCTTCCGGAACGGGATGCCCTCCTTTCGGCACTGTACCTACTACAGGCTCTGGTGACCTCCGGCTTAAGCATAGGGGAATACTATCAGCAGTTGCAAAAAACCATGAACTTTTACAGTGCCTACGATCGCGTTGATCTCACCCTCGCCTCCTTGGCACAGCGACAAAAACTAGAAGCAATCCTAGCAGAGCATCCCTTTACCCAGATTTTGGATAGCCCTGTGAGCCACTGGGAGAGCATTGACGGCTACAAGTTTCATCTAGCCGATGGCGGTTGGTTACTGATTCGCTTTAGTGGCACGGAACCCCTGCTGCGCCTCTACTGCCAAGGGAAAACGCCTGAACAGGTGAAGGACATTTTAGAATGGGCAAGTCAATGGGCAGTCGCAGTGGCTGGCTAA
- a CDS encoding superoxide dismutase, whose amino-acid sequence MAFVQEPLPFDPGALEPYGMSAKTFEFHYGKHHKAYVDNLNKLTQDTELADKSLEDVIRITYGDAAKVGIFNNAAQVWNHTFFWNSLKPGGGGAPTGDVAARINSAFGSYDEFKSQFKNAAATQFGSGWAWLVLEAGTLKVTKTPNAENPLVHGQVPLLTLDVWEHAYYLDYQNRRPDFIDNFLNQLVNWDFVAKNLAAA is encoded by the coding sequence ATGGCATTTGTACAAGAACCCCTTCCCTTTGATCCGGGTGCCCTTGAACCCTATGGGATGTCTGCGAAAACCTTTGAATTTCACTATGGCAAGCACCATAAAGCCTACGTGGACAACCTCAATAAACTAACCCAAGATACTGAACTGGCTGATAAATCCCTAGAAGATGTGATTCGCATAACCTATGGCGATGCTGCCAAGGTGGGCATCTTCAACAACGCCGCTCAAGTGTGGAATCACACCTTCTTCTGGAATAGCCTCAAGCCCGGTGGCGGTGGCGCTCCGACAGGTGATGTGGCGGCTCGCATTAACAGTGCCTTTGGGAGCTACGACGAGTTCAAATCCCAGTTCAAAAATGCGGCGGCAACCCAATTTGGCAGTGGTTGGGCATGGTTGGTGCTCGAAGCTGGTACGCTGAAAGTGACTAAAACCCCCAATGCCGAAAATCCCTTGGTTCATGGTCAAGTGCCCCTGCTGACCCTTGATGTGTGGGAGCACGCCTATTATCTCGACTACCAAAACCGTCGTCCGGACTTTATTGATAACTTCCTCAATCAACTGGTGAACTGGGACTTTGTTGCCAAAAATCTAGCGGCTGCCTAA